One segment of Rubripirellula amarantea DNA contains the following:
- a CDS encoding LamG-like jellyroll fold domain-containing protein, with product MLKSELEALVAAWIDGRISESESQTLQRELLSSSEARAYFRQVAHLDVALRRTAGGEVPMSDVGVSSPDDATVSLPASISGQGKFRFSRWSTLAIAASAMMAVATVAYWQGRQTQLAAEPTDPAAFEGIPSEEEGERTLAGYAILRSAAGVTWADGSDPHRQGSVLPGGTLAIDSGAMEIDFFCGAQLIVEGPATLDLESDWSVRVVQGRIRANVPPAARGFVVKAADSDIVDLGTEFALDVATDNVRVEVIEGEIELRGGQHDGDHLFTGEGQSLIGMHADSDLLSGLITVGGVQQLQREAQQRRFADWLAHSQLLRQDERLIAYYAMSDASVNFNTDRTIPNLVTGGSEGDGGVIGPVNQTVGRLGFESHGLQFDRPGARVRTWLDGEFESFTFACWARIDELSQKYNSLFMSDGYENGEPHWQIRDDGRLMFSVMVDDDQVVQVTNAFDQSVVRDAGLHRVYITEPFWDISKSGQWFHIASVYDPQARDVRQYVNGKLLSQHKIEDKYYVPSLRIGASEIGNWGQPFRTTPWFAVRNLNGAIDELAIYNAALSSEEIQSLYHNGKPFGY from the coding sequence ATGTTGAAGTCTGAACTTGAAGCGTTAGTCGCTGCATGGATCGATGGTCGAATCAGCGAATCAGAATCACAAACCCTGCAACGCGAATTGCTGAGTTCTTCCGAGGCGCGAGCTTACTTTCGTCAGGTCGCTCACCTCGACGTCGCGCTACGCCGCACTGCGGGCGGCGAGGTGCCAATGTCCGATGTTGGTGTTTCATCTCCCGATGATGCAACCGTTTCATTGCCAGCTTCAATTTCAGGTCAAGGCAAGTTCAGGTTTTCGCGATGGTCGACGTTGGCGATTGCCGCATCCGCGATGATGGCGGTAGCCACCGTTGCGTACTGGCAAGGTCGACAAACTCAGTTGGCCGCCGAACCCACCGATCCCGCCGCATTCGAAGGGATACCAAGTGAAGAAGAGGGCGAACGCACGCTTGCCGGTTATGCAATTCTTCGCAGCGCTGCCGGAGTGACCTGGGCGGATGGCTCCGACCCGCATCGTCAAGGATCCGTGCTGCCTGGTGGTACGTTGGCGATCGATTCGGGTGCGATGGAGATTGATTTCTTCTGTGGAGCCCAGTTGATTGTTGAAGGCCCAGCTACGTTGGATCTTGAATCGGATTGGTCCGTGCGAGTGGTACAAGGCCGCATCCGTGCGAACGTTCCTCCCGCCGCTCGCGGTTTCGTGGTGAAGGCCGCCGATTCGGACATTGTTGATTTGGGGACTGAATTTGCGCTCGACGTCGCCACTGATAATGTTCGCGTGGAAGTCATCGAAGGTGAAATTGAACTGCGTGGCGGCCAACATGACGGCGACCACCTTTTTACTGGCGAAGGTCAATCGTTAATCGGGATGCACGCAGACAGCGATTTGCTTTCGGGTTTGATTACCGTGGGCGGCGTTCAGCAACTGCAACGCGAAGCTCAGCAGCGACGCTTCGCAGATTGGTTGGCCCATTCGCAACTCCTTCGCCAAGATGAACGATTGATTGCGTATTACGCGATGTCAGACGCCAGCGTTAATTTCAATACTGATCGAACAATTCCCAATTTGGTGACTGGTGGTTCGGAAGGTGACGGCGGGGTGATTGGTCCCGTGAACCAAACCGTAGGTCGGTTAGGTTTTGAGTCTCATGGACTTCAATTCGATCGTCCGGGAGCGCGTGTTCGCACTTGGCTTGATGGCGAGTTTGAATCGTTCACGTTCGCGTGCTGGGCTAGGATCGATGAACTGTCACAGAAGTACAACTCGTTGTTCATGAGTGACGGGTACGAGAACGGTGAGCCGCATTGGCAAATTCGCGACGATGGCCGTTTGATGTTTTCGGTGATGGTCGACGACGATCAAGTTGTGCAGGTGACCAATGCGTTTGATCAATCCGTCGTTCGGGACGCGGGTTTGCATCGCGTCTACATCACGGAACCGTTTTGGGATATTTCCAAGAGCGGGCAGTGGTTTCACATCGCTTCGGTTTATGACCCCCAGGCACGGGACGTTCGTCAATACGTTAACGGGAAGTTACTAAGCCAGCACAAAATCGAGGACAAGTATTACGTACCCTCGCTTAGGATCGGAGCCTCCGAGATCGGAAATTGGGGGCAGCCGTTTCGAACGACTCCTTGGTTTGCCGTTCGCAACCTCAACGGGGCCATCGATGAACTTGCCATCTATAACGCGGCGTTGAGTTCCGAAGAGATTCAGTCGCTTTATCACAATGGAAAACCTTTCGGCTACTAA
- a CDS encoding PSD1 and planctomycete cytochrome C domain-containing protein: protein MRTTKLILLAIMFSFMGAVGEAEASDIDFQRDIEPIFEDHCLHCHGEDEQESGFRLDRRVSLLRGGDYGQRAVVPGDVQNSYLIDVVTHADADMAMPPDDDKLSDEQIDLLKRWIEQGAIWPGQMDEVAEEEVEHWAFLPLKSEFDHQTIDDFLTEKLTQSGLAYNAPADARSLIRRASIVLTGLAPTPERTETFRTSFAANADVAYAELVDELLASPHFGERWAQHWLDVIRWAETNGSESNLYRKNAWLYRDYVVRAFNEDKPYDQFVREQLAGDLMGAGDATGFLVSGPHVPAATVGQEESAIRQARADRLDEVLQTVGASVMGVTIGCARCHNHKFDPFSIQDYYSMTAVFQDIEFGSRYPELSDDHPRMKRKVELQKQLHALRKQMLKPGWGWVEDWQGYQEVRFPPKTVDAIRISFDNRWVQADEIEIMEAGKQNRNVAKPEFGTVVTDNPATHVEGQPISRLVDGVFGTKGWRGKSPPKSKTLPWLQFQFTEPVNVDAIRISSNREDFYETDYLEGMNKSQYGEFKIEARDAEGNWKPFSSTAAMKKKTAQDDQRQQLQAEIQSVITDLLVEGPQPAFLAQFVEPVETFVFSRGSPESPRDRVFASAPKLLDGNLGIEPDAAGPMRRKALGDWLVNPDNPLTPRVASNRIWHHIFGTGIVSTPSDFGKAGALPSHPKLLDWLASQFVDSGWSVKEMVRMIVMSEAFRQSSAPREDGLEADASAVLLWRFPPRRVEAEVIRDSMLLASGRLDESIGGPSYRIHNVKKRYAQWEVVDNSSDETWRRMLYQERMRRVDDRIFTAFDFPDCGQIRAKRPVSTTPLQALNLMNSDFVVSQSELLALRAKDEAGEAVNDQIVRCFELLLCRQPSQDELEAAIEFCKSQELALLCRTLINTNEFAFLP, encoded by the coding sequence ATGCGTACGACAAAACTGATTCTGTTGGCGATCATGTTCTCATTCATGGGGGCCGTTGGTGAAGCGGAAGCCAGCGACATTGATTTTCAACGGGATATCGAACCGATATTCGAAGATCACTGCTTGCATTGTCATGGCGAAGACGAGCAGGAATCTGGGTTTCGTTTAGATCGTCGGGTCAGCTTGCTGCGCGGCGGCGATTACGGGCAACGTGCCGTTGTTCCGGGCGATGTCCAAAATAGCTATCTGATTGATGTGGTCACGCACGCGGACGCTGATATGGCGATGCCGCCCGATGACGATAAGCTTTCCGATGAACAAATTGACTTGCTGAAACGCTGGATCGAACAGGGAGCGATTTGGCCGGGGCAAATGGATGAGGTGGCTGAAGAAGAGGTGGAACACTGGGCGTTCTTGCCCCTGAAGAGCGAGTTTGACCACCAGACAATCGACGACTTCTTGACGGAAAAGCTGACTCAGTCGGGACTTGCCTACAACGCACCGGCCGACGCACGCTCGCTAATCCGCCGAGCCTCGATAGTGCTGACCGGTTTGGCCCCAACACCCGAACGCACAGAAACCTTTCGAACATCATTTGCGGCCAACGCGGATGTCGCATACGCAGAACTAGTGGACGAACTGCTCGCTTCACCTCACTTCGGTGAACGTTGGGCCCAGCATTGGTTGGATGTCATCCGATGGGCCGAAACCAACGGCAGCGAAAGCAATTTGTATCGCAAGAACGCGTGGCTCTACCGCGACTATGTCGTCCGCGCTTTCAACGAAGACAAACCTTACGACCAGTTCGTTCGTGAACAACTTGCCGGCGACTTGATGGGCGCCGGTGATGCCACCGGATTCTTGGTCTCTGGTCCGCACGTCCCCGCCGCGACGGTCGGGCAAGAGGAATCCGCGATCCGTCAAGCAAGAGCAGACCGGTTGGATGAAGTCCTGCAAACCGTCGGTGCATCGGTGATGGGCGTTACGATCGGATGCGCGCGATGCCATAATCACAAGTTTGATCCGTTTTCGATCCAAGACTACTACTCGATGACGGCGGTGTTCCAAGATATCGAATTCGGCAGCCGCTACCCCGAACTATCCGACGACCATCCTCGGATGAAGCGGAAGGTGGAACTGCAAAAACAACTCCATGCACTGCGAAAGCAAATGCTCAAGCCAGGTTGGGGTTGGGTTGAGGATTGGCAGGGATACCAGGAAGTTCGGTTCCCGCCCAAGACCGTCGATGCAATTCGGATTTCGTTTGATAACCGCTGGGTGCAAGCGGATGAAATCGAGATCATGGAAGCGGGGAAACAAAATCGTAATGTAGCCAAGCCAGAGTTTGGTACCGTGGTCACCGACAATCCGGCAACGCATGTGGAAGGTCAGCCTATCTCGCGTTTGGTTGATGGTGTGTTCGGTACGAAGGGCTGGCGAGGGAAGTCGCCACCCAAGTCGAAAACGCTTCCCTGGCTACAGTTTCAATTCACCGAACCGGTCAACGTTGATGCGATTCGTATAAGTAGCAACCGTGAAGATTTCTACGAGACGGACTATCTCGAAGGCATGAACAAGTCGCAGTACGGCGAGTTCAAAATCGAAGCACGCGACGCGGAAGGAAACTGGAAGCCGTTCAGTTCGACCGCTGCGATGAAAAAGAAAACAGCCCAAGACGATCAACGTCAGCAGTTGCAAGCCGAGATCCAATCGGTCATCACGGACCTGTTGGTCGAAGGGCCTCAGCCAGCTTTCTTGGCACAATTCGTCGAACCAGTCGAAACGTTTGTCTTCTCGCGTGGTAGTCCAGAAAGTCCACGCGACCGAGTGTTCGCGTCAGCTCCCAAATTGCTAGACGGTAATCTAGGTATTGAACCGGATGCCGCCGGGCCAATGCGTCGCAAAGCTCTGGGGGATTGGTTGGTGAATCCTGACAATCCATTGACGCCGCGTGTCGCATCGAATCGCATTTGGCACCACATCTTTGGTACTGGAATCGTGTCTACGCCAAGTGACTTTGGCAAAGCCGGCGCACTGCCTTCGCACCCCAAATTACTCGATTGGTTGGCAAGCCAGTTCGTTGATTCGGGATGGTCCGTCAAAGAAATGGTCCGCATGATCGTGATGTCCGAAGCTTTTCGCCAATCCAGTGCACCGCGTGAAGACGGTCTTGAGGCGGATGCGTCGGCAGTGTTGTTGTGGAGATTTCCTCCGCGTCGTGTAGAAGCGGAAGTAATCCGTGATTCCATGTTGTTAGCATCAGGTCGATTGGACGAGTCGATCGGTGGCCCGAGTTACCGCATTCACAACGTCAAGAAACGCTACGCTCAGTGGGAAGTCGTCGACAATAGCAGTGACGAAACGTGGCGTCGCATGCTGTATCAAGAGCGAATGCGACGAGTCGACGATCGCATCTTCACGGCGTTTGACTTTCCTGATTGTGGACAGATACGGGCAAAACGTCCTGTCTCGACCACTCCGTTGCAAGCTTTGAACTTAATGAACAGCGACTTTGTTGTGTCGCAATCAGAGTTGTTGGCACTGCGAGCGAAGGACGAAGCGGGCGAAGCAGTGAACGACCAAATTGTTCGTTGTTTTGAGTTATTGCTTTGCCGCCAACCGAGCCAAGACGAACTTGAAGCCGCGATCGAGTTCTGCAAGTCGCAGGAATTGGCGTTGTTGTGTCGGACCCTAATCAACACCAACGAATTCGCCTTTTTGCCCTAA
- a CDS encoding DUF1501 domain-containing protein — protein MINPEKLSPMGRSLLDRRSFLGQSGMSLGAIALSQLLAQDQLLASDAKDEVGPIRPAIDDKKPYASRKPHFEMPAKQVLVIYCPGAVSHVDTFDYKPELYKLHGQKPPGLPEVTFEGPTGNIAKPFWDFKPRGQSGKMVSDLLPNLAEQVDDFCFVHSLTTQTSAHPQGENFFNTGFTMEGFPSFGAWVTYALGCETEELPAFVAINDPRGLARSGKNNFGSGFLPAAFQGTDFTAANPPANLFRPEGYGPAADLASVNLLQQLNAKHLQQFPGDSDLAARIASYELAGRMQTSVPEIMEIANEPQHVHDAYGTGTGTELKKAYANNCILARRLLEKGVRVVQLFNGSDPAGGNGITNWDSHSDILKTHAMQAEIMDQPTAALIADLKQRGMLEHTLVVWCTEFGRMPFLQANGTGRDHNPDAFTCFLAGAGVKPGFSYGESDEFGFKAAVNETTVYDFNATLLHLMGLDHERLTFYHNGIERRLTNVHGHVIKDVLA, from the coding sequence ATGATAAACCCAGAAAAACTAAGCCCGATGGGACGATCTCTACTAGATCGTCGCTCATTTCTTGGCCAATCCGGCATGTCGCTTGGTGCAATCGCGCTCTCGCAACTGCTAGCCCAGGACCAATTGTTAGCATCCGATGCTAAGGATGAGGTTGGTCCGATCAGGCCCGCCATTGATGACAAAAAGCCGTACGCATCACGGAAACCGCACTTTGAAATGCCAGCGAAGCAGGTGCTGGTGATTTATTGTCCGGGTGCAGTCAGTCACGTGGACACGTTCGATTACAAGCCTGAGCTGTACAAGCTGCACGGACAGAAACCACCTGGGTTGCCCGAGGTGACCTTTGAAGGTCCGACTGGCAACATCGCCAAACCTTTTTGGGATTTCAAACCGCGAGGCCAGTCCGGCAAGATGGTCTCGGATCTGCTTCCCAACTTGGCCGAGCAAGTCGATGACTTTTGTTTTGTTCATTCGTTGACGACGCAGACCAGCGCTCACCCCCAAGGCGAAAACTTCTTTAACACTGGTTTCACGATGGAAGGCTTCCCATCGTTCGGAGCCTGGGTGACGTATGCACTCGGATGCGAAACCGAAGAACTGCCCGCATTCGTTGCCATCAACGATCCTCGTGGACTCGCGCGCAGCGGCAAGAACAATTTTGGTAGTGGCTTCTTGCCCGCTGCGTTTCAAGGAACGGACTTCACGGCAGCCAATCCGCCCGCGAATCTTTTTCGGCCGGAGGGTTATGGACCCGCAGCGGATCTCGCGAGTGTGAACCTGTTGCAGCAACTAAACGCCAAGCACTTGCAGCAGTTCCCCGGCGATTCCGATCTGGCAGCCAGAATCGCAAGCTACGAATTGGCGGGGCGTATGCAGACTTCGGTGCCTGAGATTATGGAAATCGCCAATGAACCTCAACATGTGCATGACGCCTACGGAACAGGTACGGGAACTGAACTGAAAAAAGCCTACGCGAACAATTGCATCCTCGCGCGGCGATTGCTCGAAAAAGGCGTGCGAGTGGTTCAGTTGTTTAATGGAAGCGATCCTGCGGGCGGAAACGGAATCACCAACTGGGACTCGCACAGCGACATCTTGAAGACGCACGCCATGCAGGCCGAGATTATGGACCAACCGACTGCGGCTTTGATTGCCGATTTGAAGCAACGAGGGATGCTTGAGCATACGTTGGTTGTTTGGTGCACCGAATTTGGACGCATGCCATTTTTGCAGGCCAACGGTACTGGGCGAGATCACAACCCGGATGCGTTCACGTGTTTTCTGGCGGGTGCCGGCGTAAAGCCTGGATTCAGCTACGGCGAAAGTGACGAGTTTGGGTTTAAGGCCGCCGTGAACGAGACTACCGTCTACGATTTCAATGCGACGTTGTTGCACCTGATGGGACTCGATCACGAGCGTCTGACGTTCTACCACAACGGCATAGAACGCCGGCTGACCAATGTTCATGGGCATGTGATCAAAGACGTACTTGCCTAA
- a CDS encoding sulfatase, with the protein MSLWFKTFVFFLLVIVCVSDSSAADKPNVLFIAIDDLRPELGCYGSPIAVSPNLDTLARDGLLFNRAYCQQAICRPSRASLMTGSRPDTTGLYHNYVELRELQPDILTLPEHFIEHGYEAAYCGKIFHQGDTDEGRSWSRDRVKSVKGIKRPVGAYALPENNKLKNDNMKAMLAKYGQQARMGLGSGPAYESADVEDTAYADGFNTQLAIATMKEMAENPDKPFFLAMGYKLPHLNWCAPKKYWDLYDPAAIPMATQDAAPKDGASMGLHASFELRTRVGIPKSGPLGEELARKLKHAYLASTSYVDAQIGLLVAALDEAGLRDNSIIVVWGDHGWHLGDLGVWGKATNYEIATRVPLMIWTPGMKSRGTPSDALVELIDIFPTLCELAEIPIPQHLEGKSFVPLLDDPKQPWKEAVFSQYPNPALREWAANPLSVGMRETWFGPLIEEVETRIKDQMGDRWDRDLMEQRLMGYATRTDRYRLVQWKDTSAPQTKPIFIELYDHQTDPGETRNIAAGHPDLVAKLSALTP; encoded by the coding sequence ATGAGTCTTTGGTTCAAGACGTTTGTTTTCTTCCTGTTGGTAATTGTCTGCGTGAGCGATAGTTCAGCGGCTGACAAGCCGAATGTCTTGTTCATTGCCATCGACGATTTGCGGCCTGAACTCGGATGCTACGGTTCCCCGATTGCCGTGTCACCCAACTTAGATACCTTGGCGCGGGATGGGTTGCTTTTCAATCGAGCGTATTGCCAACAAGCGATTTGTCGCCCATCGAGAGCGAGCTTGATGACGGGATCGCGACCTGACACCACGGGGCTCTACCACAACTACGTTGAACTTCGAGAGTTGCAGCCGGACATACTGACACTGCCTGAACACTTCATTGAGCATGGATACGAAGCCGCATATTGCGGCAAGATTTTTCATCAGGGTGACACCGACGAAGGCCGTTCATGGAGTCGTGATCGAGTCAAGAGCGTTAAAGGAATCAAGAGGCCCGTCGGTGCCTATGCACTACCGGAGAACAACAAACTTAAGAACGACAACATGAAAGCCATGTTGGCCAAGTACGGTCAACAGGCTCGCATGGGACTTGGCAGTGGGCCGGCATACGAATCTGCAGACGTTGAAGACACCGCCTACGCCGATGGTTTCAATACCCAGCTTGCCATTGCCACGATGAAAGAGATGGCCGAGAACCCCGACAAGCCATTTTTCCTTGCGATGGGATACAAGCTTCCCCATCTGAATTGGTGCGCGCCGAAAAAGTATTGGGATCTCTATGATCCCGCTGCAATACCCATGGCCACTCAGGACGCTGCTCCGAAGGACGGTGCGTCGATGGGTCTGCACGCCTCGTTTGAATTGCGGACTCGCGTTGGAATTCCTAAGTCTGGACCGCTCGGTGAGGAGCTTGCCCGCAAACTTAAGCACGCCTATCTAGCAAGCACGAGTTACGTCGACGCTCAAATCGGTTTACTAGTTGCTGCGCTCGACGAGGCCGGTCTTCGTGACAATTCCATCATCGTGGTTTGGGGCGACCATGGTTGGCACCTTGGCGACCTGGGGGTGTGGGGGAAAGCTACCAACTATGAAATTGCGACTCGAGTTCCCCTGATGATTTGGACACCGGGGATGAAGTCGCGTGGAACCCCGTCGGATGCACTCGTGGAGCTCATTGATATCTTCCCGACGCTTTGCGAACTTGCCGAGATCCCTATTCCACAGCACTTGGAAGGCAAGAGTTTCGTGCCGCTATTGGATGACCCCAAGCAGCCGTGGAAGGAAGCCGTGTTTAGTCAGTATCCCAATCCGGCACTTCGTGAATGGGCCGCCAATCCATTGTCCGTCGGCATGCGTGAGACTTGGTTTGGCCCCCTCATTGAAGAAGTGGAAACCCGCATCAAGGATCAGATGGGTGACCGTTGGGACCGTGACTTGATGGAACAGCGATTGATGGGATATGCCACTCGCACCGATCGCTACCGATTGGTGCAATGGAAAGACACTTCCGCTCCCCAAACCAAACCGATCTTCATCGAGCTTTACGACCATCAAACGGATCCGGGTGAGACGCGGAACATTGCCGCCGGTCACCCCGACTTGGTCGCAAAGCTTTCTGCACTGACACCCTAG
- the ychF gene encoding redox-regulated ATPase YchF gives MEAGIVGLPNVGKSTLFNALTCSKAAQSENYPFCTIEPNEGIVAVPDERLERITKYIVPKKIIPTSLKLVDIAGIVKGASEGEGLGNKFLSHIRQVDAIVQVVRCFDDPDVIHVSGQVDPVTDIEIIETELMLADIQTLENAFSKAERTARSGDKEAKLRMSVIEKCNAHLAQDLPLRTLTLTEPELASISSFGLMTAKPILYVANVSETDLEGKDPLVAKVREHVANSGAEVVCVCAKLESELAELDEPDRSEMLAELGLDEPALNQIARGTYRTLGLESYFTAGEKEVRAWPIPAGATAPQAAGVIHSDFERGFIRAEVYTLEDLETYKSEKDIRQAGKLRVEGKSYVMKDGDICHFLFNV, from the coding sequence ATGGAAGCTGGCATTGTTGGCCTGCCGAACGTCGGCAAAAGCACCCTTTTCAACGCGCTGACCTGTTCTAAGGCGGCTCAAAGCGAAAATTATCCGTTCTGCACGATCGAGCCCAACGAAGGGATCGTGGCTGTGCCCGACGAACGCTTGGAACGAATCACCAAGTACATTGTGCCGAAAAAGATAATTCCCACGTCCTTGAAACTGGTGGACATCGCCGGAATCGTCAAAGGTGCCAGCGAAGGGGAAGGCTTGGGGAATAAGTTTCTAAGTCACATCCGCCAAGTCGACGCGATCGTTCAGGTCGTGCGATGCTTCGATGACCCCGACGTCATTCACGTCTCTGGTCAAGTCGATCCGGTAACCGACATCGAAATTATCGAAACGGAATTGATGCTGGCCGACATCCAGACCCTCGAGAACGCGTTTTCCAAGGCCGAACGCACTGCCCGAAGTGGTGACAAGGAAGCGAAGCTTCGCATGTCGGTCATTGAAAAATGCAACGCTCATCTTGCTCAGGATTTGCCGCTGCGAACGTTAACGCTCACCGAACCCGAGCTGGCTTCAATTTCCAGCTTTGGATTGATGACCGCCAAGCCTATTCTCTACGTCGCCAACGTTAGTGAGACGGATTTGGAAGGCAAGGATCCGCTTGTTGCAAAGGTGCGAGAACACGTTGCCAATAGCGGAGCCGAAGTGGTTTGCGTTTGTGCGAAGCTTGAATCGGAACTAGCGGAATTGGACGAACCCGATCGCAGCGAAATGCTGGCTGAACTAGGCTTAGACGAACCCGCCTTGAACCAGATTGCTCGCGGGACCTATCGGACGCTCGGTTTGGAAAGCTACTTTACCGCTGGCGAAAAAGAAGTGCGGGCATGGCCCATTCCTGCCGGAGCGACGGCTCCGCAAGCTGCCGGTGTGATCCACTCGGATTTTGAGCGCGGGTTCATTCGTGCAGAGGTCTACACCTTAGAAGACTTGGAAACCTACAAGAGCGAAAAAGACATTCGCCAAGCCGGTAAACTACGTGTGGAAGGCAAGAGCTACGTCATGAAAGACGGTGACATTTGCCACTTCCTGTTTAATGTTTGA
- a CDS encoding amidohydrolase, with product MSDLDWQRVREIDAEVTHVWMVRTFLKHADEAEDDEDLRDIVRDLYDFILAVGPVDEVQEPAAYLKMAKKKLRRLHRATELYETIQPEVSGHTNFVMAARSLRLAVDRIEMRLT from the coding sequence ATGAGCGATCTTGATTGGCAGCGCGTCCGTGAAATCGACGCCGAAGTAACGCACGTTTGGATGGTCCGCACGTTTTTGAAACATGCGGATGAAGCGGAAGATGACGAAGACCTTCGCGACATTGTTCGCGATCTGTACGACTTCATCTTGGCCGTGGGGCCCGTGGACGAGGTCCAGGAACCCGCTGCGTACTTGAAAATGGCCAAGAAAAAACTCCGCCGCCTTCATCGGGCGACGGAGTTGTATGAAACGATTCAACCGGAAGTCAGCGGCCACACGAATTTCGTGATGGCCGCTCGTTCGCTTCGATTAGCTGTTGATCGCATCGAGATGCGGCTAACCTAA